A part of Saccharomonospora amisosensis genomic DNA contains:
- a CDS encoding Zn-ribbon domain-containing OB-fold protein, whose protein sequence is MTTTAPVPTLYEDTAPYWRAAVEGRFALPRCRACRRFHHHPRAWCPYCWCTDLEWAEPSGRGIVLTYTTVHQPPSPAFTAPYVLAVIELAEGPRMMANVVDCAPDTVRVGTPVQVTFEPRGDVAIPQFRPREETPS, encoded by the coding sequence ATGACCACCACCGCACCCGTTCCCACCCTGTACGAGGACACCGCACCCTACTGGCGTGCGGCCGTCGAGGGCCGGTTCGCACTACCTCGGTGCCGCGCGTGCCGCAGGTTCCACCACCACCCGCGAGCATGGTGTCCCTACTGCTGGTGCACCGACCTCGAATGGGCGGAGCCCTCCGGCCGCGGCATCGTGCTGACCTACACGACCGTGCACCAGCCACCGTCCCCCGCGTTCACCGCACCCTACGTGCTGGCCGTGATCGAACTGGCGGAAGGACCTCGGATGATGGCCAACGTCGTCGACTGCGCCCCGGACACGGTCCGCGTTGGCACCCCGGTCCAGGTCACGTTCGAACCACGCGGAGACGTCGCGATCCCGCAGTTCCGGCCGCGGGAGGAGACACCCTCATGA
- a CDS encoding thiolase family protein translates to MQELVLRHFVTNSGIGPNAVDGLLVCPAGMAGGQGADVFNHERINDALGIRPRFCETINVGGATYTVMLTRAATAIRAGLADAVLCVGAGKFPKVGAGGADLMARMISHPDFEYPYGSFIPALYALAATRHMAERGTPREALAAVAVTSREWALRHPDALMRPAGPLTIEQVLDSRPIASPFHLLDCSVPCEGGAAFLVMRGELARELTQQPAYLLGFGEHHDHGNISHASDFATMGAGVSARTAFAMAGLAPSDVDIAQLYDAFSINPILLLEETGLAEPGKGGHFYLNGAAAPDGVLPVNTYGGLLSFGHTGDASGMSMLIEGARQVMGQAGDRQVEADIALVHTYGGMMADHSTVLLGRTAR, encoded by the coding sequence ATGCAGGAACTCGTCCTGCGCCACTTCGTGACCAACTCCGGGATCGGGCCGAACGCCGTGGACGGGCTGCTGGTCTGCCCTGCCGGCATGGCGGGCGGACAGGGCGCCGACGTCTTCAACCACGAGCGGATCAACGACGCGCTGGGCATCCGACCGCGGTTCTGCGAAACGATCAACGTGGGCGGCGCCACCTACACCGTCATGCTCACCCGCGCGGCGACGGCCATCAGGGCGGGGCTGGCGGACGCAGTGTTGTGCGTGGGCGCGGGCAAGTTCCCCAAGGTCGGCGCCGGCGGTGCCGACCTGATGGCCCGCATGATCAGCCACCCGGACTTCGAGTACCCCTACGGCAGCTTCATCCCCGCCCTCTACGCCCTGGCCGCCACCCGGCACATGGCTGAGCGGGGCACCCCGCGGGAAGCGCTGGCCGCGGTCGCGGTCACCAGCCGGGAGTGGGCGCTGCGCCACCCTGACGCGCTGATGCGACCGGCGGGCCCGCTGACCATCGAGCAGGTTCTCGACTCACGGCCGATCGCCTCGCCGTTTCACCTCCTGGACTGCTCGGTGCCGTGCGAAGGGGGCGCGGCGTTCCTGGTGATGCGCGGCGAGCTGGCACGTGAGCTCACCCAGCAGCCCGCCTACCTACTCGGCTTCGGGGAGCACCACGACCACGGCAACATCAGCCACGCCAGCGACTTCGCCACCATGGGCGCGGGCGTCTCGGCCCGCACCGCGTTCGCCATGGCTGGCCTCGCCCCGTCGGACGTGGACATCGCCCAGCTCTACGACGCCTTCAGCATCAACCCGATCCTGCTGTTGGAGGAGACCGGCCTCGCCGAGCCCGGCAAGGGTGGCCACTTCTACCTGAACGGTGCGGCCGCGCCGGACGGGGTCCTTCCGGTCAACACCTACGGCGGACTGCTGTCCTTCGGACACACTGGAGACGCCTCCGGTATGTCGATGCTGATCGAGGGCGCCCGCCAGGTGATGGGCCAGGCGGGAGACCGGCAGGTCGAGGCGGACATCGCCCTGGTCCACACCTACGGCGGAATGATGGCCGACCACTCCACCGTGCTCCTGGGAAGGACCGCACGATGA
- a CDS encoding acyl-CoA dehydrogenase family protein: MDFRETDEQRALREAVSKLAASFGHEYFVERAKSGQKSTELWQAVGRQGFLGVNIDEAHGGGGGGVYELQLVSEELAAAGCPLLMMVVSPAICGTIIQAHGTDEQRKRWLPGIASGETIMAFAITEPDAGSNSHNISTAATRDGGDYVLRGTKYYISGVDEAEAILVVTRTGTDTSGRGRLSLLIVPTDAPGLERTAIPVEVTAPETQFTLFFDDVRVPAENLIGVEGEGLKQVFMGLNPERIMGAALANGIARYGLAKASEYARERNVWGVPIGSHQGVAHPLANAKIQVELARLMTRQAAWLHDEGDPASGEAANMAKYAAAEAGLTALDQAIQTHGGNGMSTEYGLATLWGPLRLMRTAPISREMILNYVAQHGLGLPKSY; the protein is encoded by the coding sequence GTGGACTTTCGGGAGACCGACGAGCAGCGCGCACTTCGCGAGGCGGTGTCCAAGCTCGCCGCCTCGTTCGGCCACGAGTACTTCGTGGAGCGGGCGAAGTCGGGCCAGAAGAGCACCGAACTCTGGCAGGCCGTGGGACGGCAGGGCTTTCTCGGGGTGAACATCGATGAGGCCCATGGCGGCGGCGGGGGTGGCGTCTACGAGCTGCAACTGGTGAGCGAGGAACTCGCCGCTGCGGGCTGTCCGCTGTTGATGATGGTGGTCTCGCCCGCGATCTGCGGCACGATCATTCAGGCGCATGGCACGGACGAGCAGCGCAAGCGGTGGCTGCCCGGCATCGCCAGCGGTGAGACGATCATGGCGTTCGCGATCACCGAGCCGGACGCCGGGTCGAATTCACACAACATTTCTACGGCGGCGACCCGGGACGGCGGCGACTACGTGCTGCGCGGAACCAAGTACTACATCTCGGGGGTGGACGAGGCGGAGGCCATCCTGGTGGTGACCCGCACAGGTACCGACACGTCCGGACGTGGCAGGCTCAGTCTGCTGATCGTGCCGACCGACGCGCCGGGGCTGGAGCGAACCGCGATCCCGGTGGAGGTCACCGCGCCGGAGACGCAGTTCACGTTGTTCTTCGACGATGTGCGGGTGCCTGCGGAGAACCTGATCGGCGTTGAGGGGGAAGGCCTCAAGCAGGTGTTCATGGGGCTGAACCCGGAGCGGATCATGGGTGCGGCGCTGGCGAACGGGATCGCGCGTTATGGCCTGGCCAAGGCGTCCGAGTACGCCCGCGAGCGGAATGTGTGGGGGGTGCCGATCGGGTCGCACCAGGGCGTTGCCCACCCGCTGGCGAACGCCAAGATCCAGGTCGAGCTGGCTCGGCTGATGACCCGGCAGGCCGCCTGGTTGCACGACGAGGGCGACCCCGCGTCTGGTGAGGCGGCGAACATGGCGAAGTACGCCGCCGCTGAGGCCGGATTGACGGCGCTGGACCAGGCGATTCAGACCCACGGCGGCAACGGGATGTCCACCGAGTACGGGCTGGCCACATTGTGGGGGCCGTTGCGGTTGATGCGGACCGCGCCGATCAGCCGGGAGATGATCCTCAACTACGTGGCCCAGCACGGTCTGGGCCTGCCGAAGTCGTACTGA
- a CDS encoding acyl-CoA carboxylase subunit beta, whose protein sequence is MPVLKSTLDTASETYLLNRKANLAALAELDEQLEIVRAGGGPKYLERHRKRGRLPVRERIELLVDRDAPFLELSPLAAWGTDFLVGASVVTGVGVVSDVECMIIAHDPTVRGGAMNPYSLRKTLRALEIARRNRLPVINLVESGGADLPTQAELFVPAGKIFHDLTELSAMGVPTVALVFGNSTAGGAYVPGMCDYAVLVDRQAKVFLGGPPLVKMATGEEADDEELGGADMHARVSGLADHFAVDELDCIRIGRQIVAETNWRKLGPPPTELPDEPRYDPEELLGVASADFRVPFDPREVLARVVDGSRFGEYKARYGTSLVTGWASIHGYPVGVLANARGVLFSEESEKASEFILLANQSSTPLIFLQNTTGYMVGTRYEQGGIIKDGAKMINAVTNSTVPHITINIGASFGAGNYGMSGRAYDPRFVFSWVNAKCAVMGPQQLAGVLSIVGRQAAEAAGKPFDVEADEKQRRAIEAQIERESHAFFMSARLYDDGVIDPRQTRTVLGIALSAAHSQEVAGRRGFGVFRM, encoded by the coding sequence ATGCCGGTGCTGAAATCAACGCTCGACACGGCCAGCGAGACCTACCTGCTCAACCGGAAGGCCAATCTCGCCGCGCTGGCCGAACTCGACGAGCAGCTGGAGATCGTTCGTGCGGGAGGCGGCCCGAAGTACCTCGAGCGGCATCGCAAGCGGGGACGGTTGCCGGTGCGGGAGCGGATCGAGCTACTGGTTGACCGCGACGCGCCGTTTCTCGAGTTGTCGCCGCTGGCCGCGTGGGGCACCGACTTCCTGGTGGGCGCCAGCGTGGTCACCGGCGTCGGCGTCGTCTCGGACGTCGAATGTATGATCATCGCCCACGACCCGACGGTGCGCGGCGGGGCGATGAACCCGTACTCGCTGCGCAAGACGCTCCGAGCGCTGGAGATCGCGCGCCGCAACCGGTTGCCGGTGATCAATCTGGTCGAGTCCGGGGGTGCCGACCTGCCGACGCAGGCCGAGCTGTTCGTCCCCGCAGGCAAGATCTTCCACGACCTCACCGAGCTGTCCGCGATGGGGGTGCCGACCGTCGCGCTGGTGTTCGGCAACTCCACCGCCGGTGGGGCGTACGTGCCGGGCATGTGTGACTATGCTGTGCTGGTCGATCGCCAGGCGAAGGTGTTTCTCGGTGGGCCGCCGCTGGTGAAGATGGCCACCGGGGAGGAGGCCGACGACGAGGAGCTCGGTGGGGCGGACATGCACGCGCGGGTGTCCGGGCTGGCGGATCATTTCGCCGTGGACGAGCTGGACTGTATCCGGATCGGCAGGCAGATAGTGGCCGAGACCAACTGGCGCAAGCTGGGGCCGCCGCCGACGGAGCTGCCTGATGAGCCGCGCTACGACCCGGAGGAGCTGCTTGGTGTCGCCTCGGCCGACTTCCGGGTGCCGTTCGACCCTCGGGAGGTCCTGGCCAGGGTTGTGGATGGTTCCCGGTTCGGGGAGTACAAGGCGCGCTATGGCACCAGCCTGGTCACCGGGTGGGCCTCGATCCACGGTTATCCGGTCGGGGTCCTGGCCAACGCGCGCGGCGTGCTGTTCTCCGAGGAGTCCGAGAAGGCCAGCGAGTTCATCCTGCTGGCGAACCAGTCCAGCACTCCGTTGATCTTCCTGCAGAACACCACTGGCTACATGGTCGGCACCCGGTACGAGCAGGGGGGGATCATCAAGGACGGCGCCAAGATGATCAACGCGGTGACCAACAGCACGGTCCCGCACATCACGATTAACATCGGGGCGTCGTTCGGAGCGGGCAACTACGGCATGTCGGGCCGTGCCTACGATCCCCGCTTCGTCTTCAGCTGGGTCAACGCCAAGTGCGCGGTGATGGGGCCGCAGCAACTGGCGGGCGTGCTCTCGATCGTGGGCCGTCAGGCCGCCGAAGCCGCGGGCAAGCCGTTCGACGTCGAGGCCGACGAGAAGCAGCGGCGCGCCATCGAGGCGCAGATCGAGCGCGAGTCGCATGCCTTCTTCATGTCCGCCCGGCTCTACGACGACGGGGTGATCGACCCGCGGCAGACCCGCACGGTGCTGGGTATCGCGTTGTCCGCGGCGCATTCCCAGGAGGTGGCGGGACGGCGCGGTTTCGGCGTGTTCCGGATGTGA
- a CDS encoding acetyl/propionyl/methylcrotonyl-CoA carboxylase subunit alpha, producing MESMVSRINKLLVANRGEIASRVMRTARELDIGTVAVFSDADAHAPFVAEADQSVHLPGVAPADTYLRADLLLDAARRTGADAVHPGYGFLSENAGFARACEDAGLVFVGPPPAAIEAMGSKTAAKELMANAGVPVLPGIVIDDEEVDPRSLEAQVAAEIGFPVLVKAAYGGGGRGMRVVEAKAGLADAVTSARREAASAFGNATVFLERYVDSPRHVEVQIFGDRHGTVVGLFERECSIQRRYQKILEEAPSPAVDDRLRAELGQAAVAAGKAIGYVGAGTVEFVLDSSGQFYFLEVNTRLQVEHPVTELVTGLDLVRLQLLVAEGAPLPQEALEATISGHAVEARLYAEDTAAGFLPATGTLHRFDIPRLPGVRVDAGVADGSVVSPHYDPMLAKVIAHGRTRDEAIRTLARTLADSRLHGVVTNRDLLVGILREDEFRSGAIDTGYLRRHDPAELKRSARDPQAVSTHALAAALAGQAERRARARALATVPSGWRNVDNGPQRAAFVADGEDIDVTYRIRGGEVTGSVAGQALGAVHAFTLAPDGVDIAVGGTRCAMSVSRYGDEAYVDSALGSTRLTEKARFPDPTAVREPGSLLAPMPGTVVRVAAKLGQEVTAGTPILVLEAMKMEHTVAAPHDGTVASVNVAMGQAVDTGSVLAVVEERMD from the coding sequence ATGGAGTCGATGGTGTCCAGGATCAACAAGCTGCTGGTGGCCAACCGGGGTGAGATCGCCTCCCGGGTGATGCGCACGGCCCGTGAGCTCGACATCGGCACGGTGGCGGTGTTTTCCGACGCGGACGCGCATGCCCCCTTCGTCGCGGAGGCCGATCAGTCCGTGCATCTGCCGGGCGTGGCGCCGGCCGACACGTATCTGCGTGCTGACCTGCTGCTGGACGCGGCCCGGCGGACCGGGGCGGACGCCGTTCATCCCGGCTATGGCTTCCTGTCGGAGAACGCGGGGTTCGCCAGAGCGTGCGAGGACGCGGGACTGGTGTTCGTCGGGCCGCCGCCGGCCGCGATCGAGGCGATGGGCTCGAAGACCGCGGCCAAGGAACTCATGGCCAACGCGGGTGTGCCGGTGCTGCCCGGAATCGTGATCGACGACGAGGAGGTCGACCCGCGCTCGCTCGAGGCTCAGGTGGCCGCCGAGATCGGGTTCCCCGTCCTGGTCAAGGCCGCTTACGGCGGTGGCGGCCGCGGCATGCGGGTGGTCGAGGCCAAAGCCGGGCTGGCCGACGCGGTCACCTCCGCCAGGCGCGAGGCCGCCTCGGCGTTCGGCAACGCGACCGTGTTCCTCGAACGCTACGTCGACTCTCCCCGCCACGTCGAGGTGCAGATCTTCGGCGACCGGCACGGCACCGTGGTGGGCCTGTTCGAGCGCGAATGCTCCATCCAGCGGCGCTACCAGAAGATCCTCGAGGAGGCGCCGTCCCCCGCGGTCGACGATCGGCTGCGCGCCGAACTGGGCCAGGCCGCCGTCGCCGCCGGCAAGGCGATCGGCTACGTCGGCGCCGGCACCGTCGAGTTCGTCCTCGATTCCAGCGGCCAGTTCTATTTCCTCGAGGTCAACACCCGGCTGCAGGTGGAGCATCCGGTGACCGAGCTGGTGACCGGACTGGACCTGGTGCGGCTGCAGCTCCTTGTCGCTGAGGGCGCGCCGTTGCCGCAGGAGGCGCTGGAGGCGACCATCTCCGGACACGCCGTGGAGGCCCGGCTGTACGCTGAGGACACCGCCGCCGGTTTCCTACCCGCCACCGGCACGCTGCACCGCTTCGACATTCCCCGCCTGCCCGGTGTCCGGGTCGACGCGGGCGTGGCGGACGGTTCCGTGGTGAGCCCGCACTACGACCCCATGCTGGCGAAAGTGATCGCGCACGGCCGCACCCGAGACGAAGCGATCCGGACACTGGCCCGGACCCTCGCGGACAGCAGACTGCACGGTGTCGTCACCAATCGGGACCTGCTCGTCGGCATCCTGCGCGAGGACGAGTTCCGCTCGGGCGCGATCGACACTGGCTACCTGCGCAGGCACGACCCAGCCGAGTTGAAGCGCTCCGCGCGTGACCCGCAGGCAGTGTCGACGCATGCGCTCGCGGCGGCGCTGGCCGGACAGGCCGAGCGCAGGGCGAGGGCACGGGCGCTGGCCACCGTCCCGTCCGGCTGGCGCAACGTGGACAACGGCCCGCAGCGGGCGGCCTTCGTCGCCGACGGCGAGGACATCGACGTGACGTACCGGATTCGGGGCGGTGAGGTGACCGGGAGCGTGGCCGGGCAGGCGCTGGGTGCCGTCCACGCCTTCACGCTGGCGCCGGACGGAGTGGACATCGCCGTCGGCGGTACTCGGTGCGCGATGTCGGTGAGCCGCTACGGCGACGAAGCCTACGTCGACAGCGCGCTGGGCAGCACCCGGCTCACCGAGAAGGCCCGGTTCCCCGACCCCACTGCGGTCCGGGAACCGGGGTCGCTGCTCGCGCCGATGCCGGGGACGGTCGTACGCGTGGCGGCCAAGCTCGGGCAGGAGGTCACGGCCGGCACCCCGATCCTCGTGCTGGAGGCCATGAAGATGGAGCACACGGTGGCGGCACCCCATGACGGCACGGTCGCCTCGGTGAACGTCGCGATGGGACAGGCCGTCGACACGGGCTCGGTGCTCGCGGTCGTCGAGGAACGGATGGACTGA
- a CDS encoding TIGR03084 family metal-binding protein — protein MVAFAELLADLQTETRVVEDMLTGLSPATWDAPTPAPGWAIRDQVSHLAYFDEAATRAAVDPDRFRAVEAKQVSRNPAFADEVAQRHRGLPPAELLTWFRDARRRLVDTASGLDPKLRVPWYGPEMSLASSIIARLMETWAHGQDIADTLGVERAPTARLRHVAHLGVRTFGFVFGLHGKPVPADPVRVELTGPDGATWTWGPPRARDTVSGPALDFCLVVTQRRHVADTVLKISGPVAAEWMSVAQAFAGPPGPGRAPGEFARKEKTVR, from the coding sequence ATGGTCGCCTTCGCCGAGTTGCTCGCCGACCTCCAGACCGAAACCCGAGTGGTCGAGGACATGCTGACCGGGCTGAGCCCCGCCACCTGGGACGCGCCGACCCCAGCGCCCGGGTGGGCGATCCGCGACCAGGTCAGCCATCTGGCCTACTTCGACGAGGCGGCCACTCGGGCCGCAGTCGATCCCGACCGCTTCCGCGCGGTGGAGGCCAAGCAGGTGTCGCGAAACCCGGCGTTCGCCGACGAGGTCGCCCAGCGGCATCGGGGGCTGCCGCCGGCGGAGCTGCTGACCTGGTTCCGCGACGCGCGCCGGCGCCTGGTCGACACGGCGTCCGGACTGGACCCGAAGCTGCGGGTGCCGTGGTACGGGCCGGAAATGAGCCTCGCGTCCTCGATCATCGCCCGGCTGATGGAGACGTGGGCGCACGGCCAGGACATCGCCGACACCCTCGGCGTCGAGCGCGCCCCGACCGCGCGGTTGCGGCACGTCGCGCACCTCGGGGTGCGCACCTTCGGGTTCGTGTTCGGCCTGCACGGCAAGCCGGTCCCCGCCGACCCGGTCCGCGTCGAGCTGACCGGCCCGGACGGCGCGACCTGGACGTGGGGACCGCCGCGAGCGCGGGACACCGTGTCCGGGCCGGCGTTGGACTTCTGCCTCGTCGTGACCCAACGGCGGCACGTCGCCGACACCGTCCTGAAGATCAGCGGGCCGGTGGCGGCCGAGTGGATGTCCGTCGCCCAGGCCTTCGCCGGCCCACCGGGACCGGGGCGTGCGCCAGGTGAGTTCGCCAGGAAGGAGAAGACGGTCCGATGA
- a CDS encoding acyclic terpene utilization AtuA family protein translates to MTSRPVRIGNCSGFYGDRVAAAREMVEGGPIDVLTGDYLAELTMLILWKAKQKDPGAGYAKTFLTQMEQVLGTCLDRGIRVVTNAGGLNPAGLAERLTELAERLGLAPRIAYIEGDDLTNTIDDLIAAGHPLAHMDTGRPLADAGVKPVTANVYLGGWGITEALTAGADIVVCPRVTDASLVTGPAAWWHGWARTDYDPLAGAVAAGHIIECGPQATGGNYSWPHEVTDRRYPGFPIAEVAADGSSAITKHPNTGGIVSVDTVTAQLLYEIAEPAYPNPDVVAHFDTITLTQQQPDRVRVSDVRGSAPPDTAKVAMNYVGGYRNTMTFVLTGLDIEDKAAWTEGLLFDILGGKDTFAETDVRLMRFDTDDAPTNEQATAHLRITVKDPDARKVGRAFSGAVMEVILAGPAGLHTTTPPTAESAYGVYWPALIPADLIEQRVVLPDGTTRTIGRAEHAPATGQPVPPPHPATVAVRAPTRTVPLGRVCAARSGDKGGNANIGVWVRTDTAYAWLRDYLTVDRLRTLIPEAAPLTVRRHELPNLRALNFVLVGLLGEGVAASVRPDPQAKGLGEYLRSRHVPIPVTVLEENAPPS, encoded by the coding sequence ATGACTTCCCGTCCGGTGCGGATTGGCAACTGTTCCGGCTTCTACGGCGACCGCGTCGCCGCGGCCAGGGAGATGGTGGAGGGCGGCCCGATCGACGTCCTCACCGGCGACTACCTGGCCGAGCTGACCATGTTGATCCTGTGGAAGGCGAAGCAGAAGGATCCGGGCGCCGGGTACGCCAAGACGTTCCTCACGCAGATGGAGCAGGTGCTGGGCACCTGCCTCGACCGCGGGATCCGGGTGGTGACCAACGCGGGCGGACTGAACCCGGCCGGCCTCGCCGAGCGGCTCACCGAGCTGGCCGAGCGCCTCGGACTGGCACCGCGCATCGCCTACATCGAGGGCGACGACCTCACGAACACGATCGATGACCTGATCGCCGCCGGGCACCCCCTGGCACATATGGACACGGGGCGTCCGCTCGCCGACGCGGGTGTGAAGCCGGTCACGGCCAACGTCTACCTGGGCGGCTGGGGCATCACAGAAGCCCTGACCGCCGGCGCCGACATCGTCGTGTGCCCACGGGTCACCGACGCCTCCCTGGTCACCGGCCCGGCCGCCTGGTGGCACGGCTGGGCCCGGACCGACTACGATCCGCTGGCCGGCGCGGTCGCCGCCGGGCACATCATCGAGTGCGGCCCCCAGGCAACCGGCGGCAACTACTCCTGGCCGCACGAGGTGACCGACCGCCGCTATCCCGGCTTCCCCATCGCCGAAGTCGCCGCCGACGGGTCCAGCGCCATCACCAAACATCCGAACACCGGAGGCATCGTGTCGGTGGACACGGTCACCGCCCAGCTGCTGTACGAGATTGCCGAACCCGCCTACCCCAACCCCGACGTGGTGGCACACTTCGACACCATCACCCTGACCCAACAGCAGCCCGACCGGGTCCGCGTGTCCGACGTGCGAGGCAGCGCGCCACCGGACACGGCGAAGGTCGCCATGAACTACGTCGGCGGCTACCGCAACACCATGACATTCGTCCTGACCGGCCTCGACATCGAGGACAAGGCCGCCTGGACCGAAGGACTGCTGTTCGACATCCTCGGCGGCAAGGACACCTTCGCCGAGACCGACGTGCGCCTGATGCGGTTCGACACCGACGATGCCCCGACCAACGAGCAGGCCACCGCCCACCTGCGGATCACCGTCAAGGACCCGGACGCACGCAAGGTCGGGCGGGCCTTCTCCGGCGCGGTCATGGAGGTCATCCTCGCCGGGCCCGCCGGGCTGCACACCACGACCCCACCCACCGCCGAGAGCGCCTACGGCGTCTACTGGCCCGCCTTGATCCCCGCCGACCTGATCGAACAACGGGTCGTGCTACCCGACGGCACGACCAGAACGATCGGCCGCGCCGAGCACGCCCCAGCCACCGGCCAGCCCGTCCCCCCACCCCATCCAGCCACGGTGGCAGTGCGGGCACCGACCCGGACAGTCCCACTGGGGCGGGTCTGCGCGGCGCGGTCAGGTGACAAGGGCGGCAACGCCAACATTGGCGTGTGGGTCCGCACCGACACGGCCTACGCCTGGCTGCGCGACTACCTCACCGTCGACAGGCTGCGGACACTGATCCCCGAAGCCGCGCCGCTGACCGTCCGCCGCCACGAGCTGCCGAACCTGCGGGCGCTGAACTTCGTACTGGTCGGCCTGCTCGGCGAGGGCGTTGCCGCCTCGGTACGGCCCGACCCACAGGCGAAGGGTCTCGGCGAGTACCTGCGCTCCCGCCACGTGCCGATCCCCGTCACCGTGCTCGAGGAGAACGCACCGCCGTCCTGA
- a CDS encoding IS1634 family transposase: MTDEDQAYRAMDLLVEADAQAEVQEAVFFAVADLLNLEVDLLFFDTTSTYFERDTEETGDDAFRRYGHSKDHRDDLPQIVIGLAVTKEGIPVRCWCWPGNTSDQAILAEVTDDIRGWRLGRIITVVDRGFSSADNLAYLRRSGGHFIAGMRMRDGNPLAEQELSRQGRYQQVTDNLRVKEVRLDDTDVRFIICHNLEQAERDRAQRTDAIAWLEAELKRIKQARERDHKRKTNAKARQTADAAHTKAECALRDHPTLGRWLRQSPTGRLSINRGKIKTEERLDGKYLIATSDPHISAEDTALGYKNLLEAERGCRDLKSSLLLRSVFHRLEHRIRAHVLLCGLALLLIRVAERRTSMTWRRIATELGRVHAVALVGSAGTAVHTTSLTTAQADIFRHCQLAPPPR, encoded by the coding sequence GTGACGGATGAGGACCAGGCCTATCGGGCGATGGACCTGCTGGTCGAGGCCGACGCGCAGGCCGAGGTGCAGGAGGCGGTGTTCTTCGCCGTGGCCGACCTCTTGAATCTTGAGGTCGACCTGCTGTTCTTCGACACGACGAGCACCTACTTCGAACGCGACACCGAGGAGACCGGCGACGACGCCTTCCGCCGCTACGGGCATTCCAAGGACCACCGCGACGACCTGCCGCAGATCGTCATCGGGCTCGCTGTGACGAAGGAGGGCATCCCGGTCCGCTGTTGGTGCTGGCCCGGCAACACCAGCGACCAGGCGATCCTGGCCGAGGTCACCGACGACATCCGCGGCTGGCGGCTCGGCCGGATCATCACCGTGGTCGACCGTGGGTTTTCCAGCGCCGACAACCTGGCCTATCTGCGCCGCAGCGGCGGGCACTTCATCGCTGGGATGCGCATGCGTGACGGCAACCCGCTGGCCGAGCAGGAGCTGTCGCGGCAGGGCCGCTACCAGCAGGTCACCGACAACCTACGGGTCAAGGAAGTCCGGCTCGACGACACCGACGTGCGGTTCATCATCTGCCACAACCTCGAGCAGGCCGAACGAGACCGCGCCCAGCGCACCGACGCCATCGCCTGGCTGGAAGCCGAACTGAAACGGATCAAGCAGGCCCGCGAACGCGACCACAAGCGCAAGACGAACGCGAAGGCCAGGCAGACGGCCGACGCCGCGCACACCAAGGCCGAATGCGCGCTGCGCGACCACCCCACCCTCGGGCGGTGGCTGCGCCAGTCACCAACCGGTCGGTTGTCGATCAACCGCGGCAAGATCAAGACCGAGGAGCGGTTGGACGGCAAGTACCTCATCGCCACCAGCGACCCGCACATCAGCGCCGAGGACACCGCGCTGGGCTACAAGAACCTCCTGGAAGCCGAGCGCGGATGCCGCGACCTCAAATCGTCGCTGCTGCTCAGGTCGGTGTTCCACCGGCTCGAGCACCGCATCCGCGCCCACGTCCTGCTCTGCGGGCTTGCCCTGCTGCTCATCCGGGTTGCCGAACGCCGCACCAGCATGACCTGGCGCCGCATCGCCACCGAGCTCGGCCGCGTGCACGCCGTCGCCCTGGTCGGCAGCGCCGGCACCGCCGTGCACACCACCTCACTGACCACCGCACAGGCCGACATCTTCCGCCATTGTCAACTTGCCCCGCCGCCCCGATAA
- a CDS encoding PaaI family thioesterase: protein MTSDRGDWRRSESVMPPAGLSAFPGVGGHSAILCAGCRQAGRCRLGIEALEAGDDGSVVGRLRLGVEHEGAGGVAHGGSVMAAFDELCGVVPWSAAVLAVTADMQVSFRRPVPIEHELDLRAWPEHRDGRGGWTIGAELRLPGQNTVLAVARARFVERDPEFHYARFHQWLSARTGRISDANT, encoded by the coding sequence ATGACCAGCGACAGGGGCGATTGGCGGCGATCGGAATCGGTCATGCCGCCAGCGGGCCTGAGTGCTTTCCCGGGGGTAGGCGGCCATTCGGCGATACTGTGCGCTGGTTGTCGGCAGGCGGGGCGCTGCCGGCTCGGAATCGAGGCGCTCGAAGCGGGGGACGACGGTAGCGTGGTCGGGCGGCTTCGGCTGGGCGTCGAGCATGAGGGTGCCGGTGGCGTCGCGCACGGCGGGTCGGTCATGGCGGCCTTCGACGAGCTGTGCGGTGTGGTGCCGTGGTCCGCCGCCGTGCTCGCGGTCACGGCGGACATGCAGGTGTCGTTTCGCCGCCCGGTCCCCATCGAGCATGAACTCGACCTCAGAGCGTGGCCTGAGCACCGAGATGGGCGCGGCGGGTGGACCATTGGCGCGGAGCTTCGCCTGCCCGGGCAGAACACGGTGCTGGCGGTCGCGCGGGCCCGCTTTGTCGAGCGCGATCCGGAGTTTCACTACGCCCGCTTTCACCAGTGGCTGAGTGCGCGGACGGGTCGGATCAGCGATGCCAACACGTGA